In the uncultured Erythrobacter sp. genome, CCGACGCCAACGCGCAATACGACATCTTCGGCAAGCACGTCTCGCGCTTCATCCATGCGATCGGCGTGCCCAGCCCGCACTTGAAGCAGGACATCAGCGAGCAAACCTTGTTCGGCAAGCTCGGGCGCGATCCCGCCGCCCTGCCGCCGGGTGCCTCGGCCCGCGCCGAACACGCGCGGCTGCTGCGCGAGGAACTGGGCGCAGCCTTCAGCACTGATCTGTCGCACGTCTCCACCACCGAGATGATGGATTCGATTGAGTATTTCCTGTTCCCCAATGCCTTCTTCTTCCCCGGCATCAGCATCCGCCTGTGTTACCGCTTCCGCCCGCTGGGGCCGGACGAGTGCCTGCACGAAATCCTCGTCCTCCAACCGCTGCCCGCCGACGGCGAGCGCCCCGCCCCCGCGACCCCGATCCGGCTCGCGATTGAGGACAGCTACACCACCGTCCCCGGCTTCGCGCTCGCGGAGATCCTCGATCAGGATACCGATAACCTCGCGCTTCAGCGTGACGGGGCCAAGGCCTCCCGCAAGGGCGCGCAGACGCTCGGCAATTATCAGGAGGCCCGCATCCGCCAGTTGCAACTGACGCTCGACTCCTATCTCGCCGGTTGACACGCGCGCAGGGGCGCGTGACTGCAGGCCCATGCCGCTTCACCTGACCAAGATCGCCTTCGGGGCGAAAAGCTATGATCATCTCGAAGGCTGGTATGAGGGCCGAGGCGAGATCCGCCTCACCACCCGCAACCGGCCCACGCGGCACGAGGAAGTGGTGGGCGGCTCGCTCTACTGGATCATCAACCATGCGATCGTGGCGCGCTCACCAATTCTCGGCTTCGTGAAGACCGATGACGGGCGCTGGGACATCGTGCTCGAACCCACCCTGATCCGTGTCCACCAACAAGCCAAGCGCGCGCATCAGGGGTGGCGCTATCTGACGGACGAGAAAGCACCCAAGGATCTCGCGGC is a window encoding:
- a CDS encoding DUF1489 domain-containing protein yields the protein MPLHLTKIAFGAKSYDHLEGWYEGRGEIRLTTRNRPTRHEEVVGGSLYWIINHAIVARSPILGFVKTDDGRWDIVLEPTLIRVHQQAKRAHQGWRYLTDEKAPKDLAAGEDIGDALPGKLAMKLERLGLV